Proteins from a single region of Streptomyces sp. Tu 3180:
- a CDS encoding CopG family transcriptional regulator codes for MNPRPRDDQTEALRLRAEEEGVGMHATLLGAVDDHLARTAHEALARKAAKEQTAQWAEPPERLK; via the coding sequence ATGAACCCGCGTCCCCGCGACGACCAGACGGAAGCCCTGAGGCTGCGCGCCGAGGAGGAGGGGGTCGGCATGCACGCGACACTGCTCGGGGCCGTGGACGACCACCTGGCCCGGACGGCTCACGAGGCACTCGCGCGCAAGGCGGCCAAGGAGCAGACCGCCCAGTGGGCCGAGCCGCCGGAGAGGCTCAAGTGA
- a CDS encoding type II toxin-antitoxin system death-on-curing family toxin, with the protein MTRVHLTAEDVPAVAGLAVDDQDVVVRDAGPLGSAVHRPAAAVFGQEAYPDLFDEAAALLQSLAADRPFIEGNKRTAWTSCVVFPAMNDVQLRPDVDAAERPVTAVATGAADEAEAISEALRELSEPPV; encoded by the coding sequence GTGACCCGTGTCCACCTGACGGCCGAGGACGTCCCGGCCGTCGCGGGTCTCGCGGTCGACGACCAGGACGTCGTCGTCCGTGACGCGGGCCCGCTGGGGTCGGCCGTCCACCGTCCGGCGGCCGCGGTGTTCGGGCAGGAGGCGTACCCGGACCTGTTCGACGAGGCCGCGGCGCTCCTGCAGTCACTCGCGGCCGACCGCCCCTTCATCGAGGGGAACAAACGGACGGCGTGGACCTCCTGCGTCGTCTTCCCGGCGATGAACGACGTGCAGCTGCGTCCGGACGTCGACGCCGCCGAACGCCCGGTGACCGCGGTGGCCACCGGCGCCGCGGACGAGGCCGAGGCGATCTCCGAGGCTCTGCGGGAGCTGTCCGAACCACCGGTGTGA
- a CDS encoding DEAD/DEAH box helicase, which translates to MTTTASSSAAAHSHHLSPAFPGRAPWGTASKLRAWQQGAMEKYIQEQPRDFLAVATPGAGKTTFALTLASWLLHHHVVQQVTVVAPTEHLKKQWAEAAARIGIKLDPEYSAGPLGREYDGVAVTYAGVGVRPMLHRNRVEQRKTLVILDEIHHAGDSKSWGEACLEAFEPATRRLALTGTPFRSDTNPIPFVTYEEGDDGIRRSSADYTYGYGSALADGVVRPVIFLSYSGNMRWRTKAGDEIEARLGEPMTKDAISQAWRTALDPRGEWMPSVLRAADQRLTEVRKAIPDAGALVIASDQESARAYAKLIRDITGHRATLVLSDDTGASKRIDDFSASDDRWMVAVRMVSEGVDVPRLAVGVYATTISTPLFFAQAVGRFVRSRRRGETASVFLPTVPDLLGFANEMERERDHVLDKPKKDGEEDPYAESEKEMEEANREQDEDTGEQDMLPFEALESDAVFDRVMYNGAEFGMQAHPGSEEEQDYLGIPGLLEPDQVQLLLQKRQARQIAHSRKKPDAEADLLELPAERRPVVSHKEMMELRRQLNNLVGAYVHQSGKPHGVIHTELRRVCGGPPAAEATAGQLRQRIDKVREWATRMR; encoded by the coding sequence GTGACTACCACCGCCAGCTCCAGCGCCGCCGCCCACTCGCACCACCTGTCGCCCGCCTTCCCGGGCCGCGCCCCCTGGGGCACCGCCAGCAAGCTGCGCGCCTGGCAGCAGGGGGCGATGGAGAAGTACATCCAGGAGCAGCCGCGCGACTTCCTGGCGGTCGCCACCCCCGGCGCCGGCAAGACCACCTTCGCCCTGACGCTGGCCTCCTGGCTGCTGCACCACCACGTCGTGCAGCAGGTGACCGTCGTCGCGCCCACCGAGCACCTGAAGAAGCAGTGGGCCGAGGCCGCCGCGCGGATAGGCATCAAGCTGGACCCCGAGTACAGCGCGGGCCCGCTCGGCAGGGAGTACGACGGCGTCGCCGTGACGTACGCCGGTGTGGGCGTGCGCCCCATGCTGCACCGCAACCGCGTCGAGCAGCGCAAGACCCTCGTCATCCTCGACGAGATCCACCACGCCGGTGACTCCAAGTCCTGGGGCGAGGCCTGCCTGGAGGCGTTCGAGCCGGCCACCCGGCGGCTCGCGCTGACCGGTACGCCGTTCCGGTCCGACACCAACCCCATCCCCTTCGTGACGTACGAGGAGGGCGACGACGGGATCCGGCGGTCGTCCGCCGACTACACCTACGGGTACGGCTCCGCGCTCGCCGACGGCGTCGTCCGGCCCGTCATCTTCCTGTCCTACAGCGGCAACATGCGCTGGCGCACCAAGGCCGGCGACGAGATCGAGGCCCGTCTCGGCGAGCCCATGACCAAGGACGCGATCAGCCAGGCCTGGCGCACCGCCCTCGATCCGCGCGGCGAGTGGATGCCGTCCGTGCTGCGCGCCGCCGACCAGCGCCTCACCGAGGTCCGCAAGGCCATCCCGGACGCCGGCGCCCTCGTCATCGCCTCCGACCAGGAGTCCGCGCGGGCCTACGCCAAGCTCATCCGGGACATCACCGGCCACAGGGCCACCCTGGTGCTGTCCGACGACACCGGCGCGTCGAAGCGGATCGACGACTTCAGCGCGAGCGACGACCGCTGGATGGTCGCCGTCCGCATGGTGTCCGAGGGCGTCGACGTGCCGCGCCTCGCGGTCGGCGTGTACGCCACCACGATCTCCACCCCGCTGTTCTTCGCCCAGGCCGTCGGCCGTTTCGTACGGTCCCGGCGGCGCGGCGAGACCGCGTCCGTGTTCCTGCCGACCGTCCCGGACCTGCTCGGCTTCGCCAACGAGATGGAACGCGAGCGCGACCACGTCCTCGACAAGCCGAAGAAGGACGGCGAGGAGGACCCGTACGCCGAGTCCGAGAAGGAGATGGAGGAGGCGAACCGGGAGCAGGACGAGGACACCGGCGAGCAGGACATGCTGCCCTTCGAGGCGCTGGAGTCCGACGCCGTCTTCGACCGGGTGATGTACAACGGCGCCGAGTTCGGCATGCAGGCGCACCCCGGCAGCGAGGAGGAGCAGGACTACCTCGGCATCCCCGGACTCCTCGAACCCGACCAGGTGCAGCTGCTGCTGCAGAAGCGGCAGGCCCGGCAGATCGCGCACAGCCGCAAGAAGCCGGACGCCGAGGCCGATCTGCTGGAGCTGCCCGCCGAGCGGCGCCCGGTGGTCTCCCACAAGGAGATGATGGAGCTGCGCCGGCAGCTCAACAACCTGGTCGGCGCGTACGTCCACCAGAGCGGCAAGCCGCACGGCGTCATCCACACGGAGCTGCGCCGGGTCTGCGGCGGCCCGCCCGCGGCGGAGGCCACCGCGGGGCAGCTGCGCCAGCGGATCGACAAGGTGCGGGAGTGGGCCACGCGCATGCGGTGA
- a CDS encoding MFS transporter, protein MTAPNPRDTGVAAPAGTADAAGPAPAPAPDATVLSRPYRALSIGIVSVVLLIAFEATAVGTAMPVAARELDGVSLYAFAFSGYFTTSLFGMVLSGQWSDRRGPLGPLTWGIASFAAGLLLAGTAGAMWPFILGRAVQGFGGGLVIVALYVIVGRAYPERLRPAIMAAFAAGWIVPSIVGPLASGAVTEHLGWRWVFLGIPALVVFPMALALPRIRRSASGPVGAGADAPASFDRRRIRLALAISLGAGLLQYAAQDLRWISLLPGALGAALLVPAVLGLLPRGTCRAARGLPSVVLLRGVAAGSFIAAESFVPLMLVTQRGLSPTLAGFSLAAGGLTWALGSWMQSRPRLEPYRERLMTLGMVLVAAAIAAAPSVLIDAVPAWTVAVAWAFGCLGMGLVISSTSVLLLQLSAPEEAGANSAALQISDGLSNVLLLAAGGAAFAALGGGTVSHAAAEATGSHPAAFAAVFLPMAAVALAGAWVTTRLRAAS, encoded by the coding sequence ATGACCGCCCCGAACCCGCGCGACACCGGTGTCGCCGCACCCGCCGGGACCGCCGACGCCGCCGGTCCCGCCCCGGCCCCCGCACCCGACGCGACCGTACTGAGCCGTCCCTACCGGGCGCTGAGCATCGGGATCGTCTCCGTGGTGCTGCTGATCGCCTTCGAGGCGACCGCGGTCGGCACGGCGATGCCGGTCGCGGCGCGGGAGCTGGACGGGGTGTCCCTGTACGCGTTCGCGTTCTCGGGGTACTTCACCACGAGCCTGTTCGGCATGGTGCTCTCCGGCCAGTGGTCCGACCGGCGCGGCCCGCTCGGGCCGCTGACCTGGGGCATCGCCTCCTTCGCCGCCGGGCTGCTGCTCGCCGGGACGGCGGGCGCGATGTGGCCGTTCATCCTCGGGCGGGCCGTGCAGGGGTTCGGCGGCGGGCTGGTGATCGTCGCGCTCTACGTCATCGTCGGGCGGGCCTACCCGGAGCGGCTGCGGCCGGCGATCATGGCCGCGTTCGCGGCGGGCTGGATCGTGCCGTCGATCGTCGGCCCGCTGGCCTCCGGCGCGGTGACCGAGCACCTCGGCTGGCGGTGGGTGTTCCTCGGGATACCGGCGCTGGTGGTGTTCCCGATGGCGCTCGCGCTGCCGCGGATACGGCGGTCGGCGTCCGGCCCGGTGGGCGCCGGCGCGGACGCGCCGGCCTCCTTCGACCGCCGCCGCATCCGCCTCGCCCTGGCGATCTCCCTCGGCGCCGGCCTGCTCCAGTACGCCGCCCAGGACCTGCGCTGGATCTCCCTGCTGCCGGGCGCGCTGGGCGCGGCCCTGCTCGTCCCGGCCGTGCTGGGCCTGCTCCCGCGCGGCACCTGCCGGGCGGCCCGCGGACTGCCCTCGGTGGTGCTGCTGCGCGGCGTCGCCGCCGGGTCCTTCATCGCCGCGGAGTCCTTCGTGCCGCTGATGCTGGTCACCCAGCGGGGGCTCAGCCCGACGCTCGCCGGGTTCTCGCTCGCGGCGGGCGGCCTGACGTGGGCGCTGGGCTCCTGGATGCAGTCGCGGCCGCGGCTGGAGCCTTACCGGGAGCGGCTGATGACCCTCGGGATGGTGCTGGTGGCGGCGGCCATCGCCGCGGCGCCCAGCGTGCTGATCGACGCCGTGCCCGCCTGGACGGTGGCCGTCGCCTGGGCCTTCGGCTGCCTCGGGATGGGCCTGGTGATCTCCTCCACCAGCGTGCTGCTGCTCCAGCTCTCCGCCCCCGAGGAGGCGGGCGCCAACTCCGCCGCGCTCCAGATCTCCGACGGCCTGTCCAACGTGCTCCTGCTGGCCGCCGGGGGAGCGGCCTTCGCGGCCCTGGGCGGCGGCACGGTGAGCCACGCGGCCGCGGAGGCCACCGGCTCCCACCCGGCCGCCTTCGCCGCGGTGTTCCTGCCGATGGCGGCGGTGGCGCTGGCGGGGGCGTGGGTGACGACGCGGCTGCGGGCCGCCTCCTGA